A portion of the Mytilus trossulus isolate FHL-02 unplaced genomic scaffold, PNRI_Mtr1.1.1.hap1 h1tg000460l__unscaffolded, whole genome shotgun sequence genome contains these proteins:
- the LOC134702431 gene encoding uncharacterized protein LOC134702431 codes for MIGKNNSVLTRIQQMSPSVFNVGCVCHLANLCAQKAIKTLPLPVDDFLVDIYYHFHHSSTRRENYKQFQEFTETDPMKIIKHCSTRWLSLERCVQRTLQQWPALKSYFQSHAECEKPGRINRCMQHFTSDQTWLYFPKSK; via the exons ATGATAGGCAAGAACAACAGTGTCCTGACCCGTATTCAGCAGATGTCACCAAGTGTGTTCAACGTAGGGTGTGTTTGCCACTTAGCCAACCTCTGTGCACAGAAGGCCATCAAGACCCTGCCATTGCCAGTTGACGACTTCTTAGTGGACATCTACTACCATTTCCATCATAG ttcgacCAGACGAGAGAATTACAAGCAGTTCCAAGAGTTCACAGAGACTGACCCAATGAAGATCATCAAGCACTGCAGTACCAGGTGGTTGTCTTTAGAGAGGTGTGTTCAGCGTACCCTACAGCAGTGGCCAGCTTTGAAGAGTTACTTTCAGAGCCATGCAGAATGTGAGAAGCCAGGTCGTATCAACAGATGTATGCAGCACTTCACCAGTGACCAGACGTGGCTGTACTTTCCCAAGTCAAAGTGA